A single genomic interval of Desulfovibrio sp. JC022 harbors:
- a CDS encoding STT3 domain-containing protein: MNTRDESHKSGWAVDWKVFLLFAVLSFVFAFGLRAMNYPKWDNPAFMVDGEFIMGTHDAYCWLAGAKGVGKAATNPMSGLVKVIGAVTGAKYGNIGFWLPAVFAGFTGIAAFAWGMLVAGPWIGFCAGVYATSVPMFYFRTRLSYYDTDLVTLLFPLLISLLLARWLSWGMRRGWFSFEEQVAKFKPALWQYLIPLSAGALVSYGRLWHGDVFLFGLFALFASVFLALFCGSRENRPELLKGLVLFSAAALWGWIGIALALVLIAANQRLKAGDVPLLGNIYVYLSLIAALLIFSEAGMQLLFLGQKILSYLKPVADVATTEQAKIHYPGITQSVIEAQNIEWGVLLQNLTGNTYLSVFGLLGFLFVLYRRPCTLFLLPFAVMSLAAAKLGGRFSMFSGIVIGLGGAYLLYWILDRFLTYRKNNLLCRIVASGCMVIFLMVSIFPQYQKTAPSTIIYKEHAKALIAASEFAPEDSTFWTWWDWGYATMYFTGRKSFADGGRHGGPLLFPLAFAYTTPSYLQASQFMKYSAAHNGAPYLAWEKMNVDDVQKLIYSMGAKQLGYSSSPKQFIVASWSDVRLAYWLLYYGSFNLATGQGTHPNVSSIGEGFNLDRDNGRIIFHGGGVVPISGYDVAQKGRGEFRVFPDAVGPFVVINTVASQSYLVDEFTRNSLLLKLLLSNPSDPEVKNNFKLVYDGYPMVRIYEVI; this comes from the coding sequence ATGAATACTCGTGATGAATCCCACAAATCGGGATGGGCTGTTGATTGGAAGGTCTTTCTGTTGTTTGCAGTCCTTTCATTTGTTTTTGCTTTCGGCCTGCGGGCGATGAATTATCCTAAATGGGATAATCCGGCATTTATGGTTGATGGCGAGTTTATCATGGGTACGCACGATGCTTATTGCTGGCTTGCTGGTGCCAAGGGTGTCGGCAAGGCTGCCACCAACCCCATGTCTGGACTTGTCAAAGTAATAGGTGCTGTTACCGGGGCAAAGTACGGGAATATCGGCTTCTGGCTTCCGGCTGTGTTTGCAGGTTTTACAGGCATAGCAGCTTTTGCCTGGGGCATGCTTGTTGCCGGGCCGTGGATAGGGTTCTGTGCCGGGGTTTATGCTACTTCAGTTCCGATGTTTTATTTCAGAACAAGGCTGAGTTATTATGATACTGATCTGGTGACTCTTCTGTTTCCCCTGTTGATTTCGCTTCTGCTGGCCAGATGGTTGAGCTGGGGGATGCGTAGGGGGTGGTTTTCTTTTGAGGAGCAGGTTGCAAAGTTCAAGCCTGCTCTATGGCAGTATCTGATTCCTCTCAGTGCCGGGGCTTTGGTCAGTTATGGCCGGCTTTGGCACGGTGATGTTTTTTTGTTTGGCCTGTTTGCATTGTTTGCGTCTGTTTTTCTGGCTCTATTTTGCGGAAGCAGGGAGAACCGGCCTGAATTGCTCAAAGGTTTGGTTCTTTTCAGTGCGGCAGCTTTGTGGGGCTGGATTGGAATAGCTTTGGCCCTGGTTTTGATAGCCGCTAATCAGCGTTTGAAAGCAGGCGATGTTCCTCTTTTGGGAAATATCTATGTTTATCTTTCTCTTATAGCCGCCTTGTTGATCTTCAGCGAGGCAGGCATGCAGTTGCTTTTTCTTGGCCAGAAGATTCTGTCATACCTCAAGCCTGTTGCTGATGTTGCAACTACTGAGCAGGCAAAAATTCATTATCCCGGTATAACTCAGAGTGTTATTGAGGCGCAGAATATTGAATGGGGTGTTTTGCTGCAAAATCTGACAGGTAATACCTACTTGTCTGTTTTTGGATTGCTCGGATTTCTTTTTGTTTTATACCGTCGTCCTTGTACTCTGTTCCTGCTGCCTTTTGCAGTCATGTCTCTGGCTGCTGCCAAGCTTGGCGGGCGGTTCTCCATGTTTTCCGGAATAGTTATAGGCCTGGGCGGAGCATATCTGCTGTACTGGATTCTGGACAGGTTTCTGACGTATCGGAAGAATAATCTCTTGTGTAGGATTGTGGCTTCCGGCTGTATGGTTATTTTTTTGATGGTAAGTATTTTTCCTCAATATCAAAAAACAGCACCTTCCACGATCATTTATAAAGAACATGCAAAGGCTTTGATCGCAGCTTCTGAATTTGCTCCTGAAGACAGTACCTTCTGGACCTGGTGGGATTGGGGCTACGCAACAATGTATTTTACGGGAAGAAAATCTTTTGCCGACGGCGGCAGGCATGGCGGGCCTTTGCTGTTTCCGCTTGCCTTTGCATATACCACCCCGTCCTACCTTCAGGCCAGCCAGTTCATGAAGTACAGTGCCGCGCATAACGGCGCACCCTATCTGGCCTGGGAAAAAATGAATGTGGATGATGTCCAGAAGCTTATCTACTCAATGGGGGCAAAACAGCTTGGATACAGCAGTTCACCCAAACAGTTTATAGTTGCCAGCTGGTCTGATGTCCGGCTTGCATACTGGCTTTTGTATTACGGTTCATTCAATTTAGCCACCGGTCAGGGGACGCATCCTAATGTTTCATCTATTGGTGAAGGCTTTAATCTTGACAGGGATAACGGCAGGATTATTTTTCATGGCGGCGGCGTTGTCCCCATTTCCGGTTATGATGTTGCGCAAAAGGGGCGGGGAGAATTCAGGGTTTTTCCGGATGCAGTCGGCCCCTTTGTAGTTATCAACACAGTTGCCAGCCAGAGTTATCTGGTTGATGAGTTTACGAGGAACAGTCTTTTATTGAAGCTGCTTCTTTCAAATCCATCTGATCCGGAAGTGAAAAATAATTTCAAACTCGTTTATGACGGCTACCCTATGGTCAGAATTTATGAGGTGATTTAA
- a CDS encoding acyltransferase family protein, producing the protein MSVIPYRKDIDGLRAVAVLLVVLSHAKIPFFEGGFVGVDVFFVISGFLITSIMVNEIDRGVFSFKTFYLRRIRRILPALIVVLGATSLAAHKMLMPNQLISYAKAQFASLTYWANYFFWRYYGGYWRGSSKEFPLTHTWSLSVEEQFYFIWPAVLLLAYTLIPKKFHKAILFTAFTAFFILSEYLVKFPEFAFYMIPARFYELFMGAMAALIIREPITLKSTWAKPVVVSTHLIGFGLILYANFFFKEGLPYPGINAFIPCLGTLLLLLPFDNNSSPVEKLFSSAPFVGVGKISYSLYLWHWPVFSLLAYSGHSFDTYRIPALLLSFGLSLISYFGIEQPLRKARMTFKAALTCFVLVPAMLSVFYLYGAIEDGYAGRYAGNTSKAVKAVSMVGSPYEGAQQGKGSPTDSHLENRKTIWNFNSTRPIEVLLVGDSHSTAIRPMVEMICNPFGYKGLQVSRDSTPFLSNVDFYDRDVHGNLVLRKDKRAMNNYWKKLVTEKKVKYVFIAAFYSSRIFSNLKSPELMVHDSLKRGENVEENNKRSFYLGLHDTVKFLIDQGVTPVIFKDIPCVNDRLSVNYVKNLLFDSKLKTSILWSDILDRHKFEDGVIDEIKEEYPHIIVIDPKKLLRILAEDGRFDPVLNGVPLYLDSNHLNRDGAIVLGKEWISRFGNPLTEN; encoded by the coding sequence ATGAGTGTTATTCCGTATAGAAAAGACATAGACGGATTACGTGCCGTTGCAGTCTTGCTTGTTGTCCTATCTCACGCGAAAATCCCCTTCTTTGAAGGAGGTTTTGTAGGGGTAGACGTTTTTTTTGTTATTTCCGGTTTTTTAATTACATCCATAATGGTTAATGAGATTGACCGGGGTGTGTTCAGTTTTAAGACATTTTATCTGCGCCGCATCAGGAGAATTCTGCCGGCATTAATTGTCGTACTCGGAGCTACGTCGCTGGCTGCGCATAAAATGTTGATGCCCAATCAGCTGATAAGCTATGCCAAAGCCCAGTTCGCATCTTTAACATATTGGGCCAACTATTTCTTTTGGAGATATTACGGTGGGTATTGGAGAGGGTCCTCAAAAGAATTTCCATTAACACATACATGGTCCCTGTCTGTTGAAGAACAATTCTATTTCATATGGCCAGCCGTTCTGCTGCTCGCATATACTTTGATTCCAAAGAAATTCCACAAAGCAATTCTCTTTACAGCATTTACAGCATTTTTTATTTTATCAGAGTATTTAGTCAAATTTCCTGAGTTTGCCTTCTATATGATTCCTGCCCGTTTTTACGAGCTTTTTATGGGGGCAATGGCGGCCCTCATCATCAGGGAACCCATTACACTTAAATCCACCTGGGCAAAGCCTGTTGTTGTGTCGACACACTTAATCGGTTTCGGGTTGATCCTCTACGCAAATTTTTTCTTTAAGGAAGGGTTGCCCTATCCAGGCATCAATGCGTTTATCCCATGTTTAGGGACTCTTCTTTTGCTGCTCCCTTTTGACAACAATTCGTCGCCTGTGGAAAAGCTGTTTTCCTCAGCTCCCTTTGTAGGAGTGGGTAAAATTTCGTACTCGCTATATCTGTGGCATTGGCCTGTTTTTTCCCTGCTGGCCTATTCCGGGCATTCCTTTGATACTTATCGGATTCCGGCTCTCCTTCTGAGTTTCGGTTTGTCCTTAATTTCATATTTTGGAATTGAGCAGCCTCTCAGGAAAGCAAGAATGACGTTTAAAGCGGCTTTAACCTGTTTTGTGTTGGTGCCTGCCATGTTGAGCGTGTTTTATCTTTATGGGGCCATTGAAGATGGATATGCCGGGCGATATGCAGGCAACACGTCTAAGGCGGTCAAGGCTGTTTCAATGGTCGGTTCTCCGTATGAAGGTGCACAACAGGGAAAAGGATCTCCTACGGATTCGCACCTTGAAAATAGAAAGACCATCTGGAATTTCAACTCGACCCGTCCCATTGAAGTTCTACTTGTGGGTGATTCACATTCTACCGCCATAAGGCCAATGGTAGAAATGATCTGTAATCCATTTGGGTACAAGGGCCTACAGGTTTCACGCGACAGCACTCCTTTTCTTTCGAATGTTGATTTTTACGATCGTGATGTTCATGGTAATCTAGTGCTGCGTAAAGACAAACGGGCTATGAATAATTACTGGAAAAAACTGGTTACAGAAAAAAAGGTCAAATATGTATTTATCGCTGCCTTTTATTCTTCACGAATTTTTTCAAACCTGAAGAGTCCGGAGCTTATGGTCCACGACAGCCTCAAGCGTGGTGAGAATGTAGAAGAGAACAACAAGCGAAGTTTCTATCTGGGATTGCATGACACGGTAAAGTTCCTGATTGATCAAGGCGTTACTCCAGTGATATTCAAGGATATCCCGTGTGTTAATGATCGGCTGTCTGTCAACTACGTTAAGAATCTGCTATTTGATTCGAAATTGAAAACTAGTATCTTATGGTCGGATATTCTGGATAGACATAAATTTGAGGACGGTGTCATTGATGAAATCAAGGAGGAGTATCCTCACATCATTGTGATCGATCCTAAAAAGCTGCTCAGGATTTTAGCCGAAGACGGGCGATTTGATCCCGTATTGAATGGTGTTCCTTTGTATCTGGACAGCAATCATTTAAACCGTGACGGTGCAATTGTTTTGGGCAAAGAATGGATTTCACGGTTTGGTAATCCTTTGACTGAAAATTAA
- a CDS encoding Gfo/Idh/MocA family protein, which translates to MKTAVIGTGAMGQHHVRLYSDIVDSELVGVVDRDSAQTDRLCALYGGRSYSDYREMIEKEKPDAVTIALPTSYHHQATMDCLDAGIHVMVEKPIAKTVEQAREMIEKAKEVGRILKVGHIERFNPAVTQLKERLADGQLGRIFTIHSRRQSPYPGRITDVGVASDLATHELDMMRYIAQSEVHSMTAEISKVMNTDNEDIVFGLLRFENEILGILDVNWVTPTKIREISVTGENGMFTVDYLNQNLTFNSNYAAEQNENQSDWFKAKFGVVEGDFTRFRVEKREPLRVEIESFLKCCENNESPLVTGEDGLEALNLALKIVDNNYNCGCKKIGS; encoded by the coding sequence ATGAAAACAGCAGTTATCGGGACCGGTGCCATGGGGCAGCATCATGTTCGGCTTTATTCAGATATTGTTGATTCGGAACTCGTTGGAGTCGTAGACCGGGATTCCGCTCAGACAGATCGTCTCTGCGCCCTTTACGGCGGTCGCTCGTATTCAGATTACCGGGAAATGATTGAAAAAGAGAAGCCTGACGCTGTGACTATTGCACTTCCGACTTCATACCACCATCAGGCCACAATGGATTGTCTTGATGCCGGTATACATGTCATGGTTGAGAAGCCTATTGCGAAGACTGTGGAGCAGGCTCGCGAAATGATTGAAAAAGCAAAAGAAGTCGGCCGGATTCTGAAGGTCGGGCACATTGAAAGGTTTAACCCGGCTGTTACCCAATTGAAAGAAAGGCTTGCAGACGGACAACTGGGAAGAATTTTCACCATCCATTCAAGACGACAGTCCCCATACCCCGGACGTATCACTGATGTTGGTGTGGCAAGCGATCTCGCTACCCATGAACTTGATATGATGCGTTATATCGCGCAGTCGGAAGTACATTCCATGACAGCTGAAATTTCAAAAGTCATGAATACCGACAATGAAGATATCGTCTTCGGGCTGTTGAGATTTGAAAATGAAATCCTGGGTATCCTTGATGTCAACTGGGTTACTCCCACAAAAATACGTGAGATTTCCGTCACAGGTGAAAACGGCATGTTTACTGTCGACTACCTTAATCAGAATCTGACTTTCAATTCCAATTACGCTGCAGAGCAGAATGAAAATCAGAGCGACTGGTTTAAGGCAAAATTTGGTGTTGTCGAGGGCGATTTTACCAGATTCAGAGTCGAAAAAAGAGAGCCATTACGTGTTGAGATTGAATCATTCCTGAAATGTTGCGAGAACAATGAGTCGCCTCTGGTGACCGGTGAAGACGGTCTTGAGGCACTTAATCTTGCTCTTAAGATTGTAGACAACAACTATAATTGTGGCTGCAAGAAGATAGGCAGTTAG
- a CDS encoding class I SAM-dependent methyltransferase yields the protein MIKQKEIFMQCEGDAYSRRNVGAGEVKFIDRKVQEFLSEISASRVLEIGCGAGHRLDYLASCQADTEYFGIDPSKKATESYSGPAKLFQGTADSLPFPDGHMDVVLFGFCLYLCDVEDYFIIAKEADRVLADGGFLVIIDFEPPFPYQNSYTHKKGVLSTKMRFSEMFSWHPSYSLTSVIPFSNRMEKYDTDPNERISISILHKKHDLNLPQAPFAGK from the coding sequence ATGATTAAACAGAAAGAAATCTTCATGCAGTGTGAAGGAGATGCTTACAGCCGGCGGAATGTAGGTGCGGGTGAGGTAAAATTCATTGACCGTAAGGTACAGGAATTTCTTTCCGAAATATCAGCTTCCCGTGTCCTTGAAATCGGTTGCGGAGCTGGACACAGACTTGATTATCTCGCCTCCTGCCAGGCCGATACAGAATATTTCGGAATTGATCCTTCAAAAAAGGCCACTGAATCATATTCAGGACCTGCCAAACTTTTTCAGGGTACTGCTGACTCACTTCCTTTTCCGGATGGGCATATGGATGTGGTTCTTTTCGGTTTCTGCCTGTATCTGTGTGACGTTGAGGATTATTTCATAATAGCAAAAGAAGCTGACAGGGTACTCGCAGACGGTGGATTTTTAGTCATAATTGATTTTGAACCGCCTTTTCCATACCAGAACTCATATACGCACAAAAAAGGCGTCTTGAGTACCAAAATGCGCTTTTCAGAGATGTTCAGCTGGCATCCGTCTTATTCGCTTACCTCTGTAATTCCTTTTTCGAACAGGATGGAGAAATACGATACAGATCCTAATGAGCGAATTTCAATCAGTATTTTGCATAAAAAACATGATCTTAACCTACCGCAAGCCCCGTTTGCCGGCAAGTAG
- a CDS encoding class I SAM-dependent methyltransferase, with protein sequence MIKYTELEELLNSKTADGFKILEVGSRPGCYEFKLNQVTHVESNIDPLNGLDIINSGDALPFKDNSFDMVFMVAVDYYVKNHELLMMECHRVLKGGGKLVIASYKESNLKRQVAEQDIAIHSFGLSKYRQAFSDAGFKDFRVETIINNPPLDFIKRTMWHCLPRFILRLRSQWRIYSGIK encoded by the coding sequence ATGATTAAATATACTGAACTGGAAGAGTTGCTTAACAGCAAGACAGCAGACGGTTTTAAAATTCTCGAAGTCGGATCAAGGCCGGGATGCTACGAGTTCAAGCTCAATCAAGTGACTCACGTTGAATCAAATATTGATCCTTTAAATGGGCTTGATATTATAAATTCTGGTGATGCACTTCCTTTTAAGGATAACTCGTTTGATATGGTCTTCATGGTTGCAGTTGATTACTACGTTAAAAATCATGAACTGCTTATGATGGAATGCCATAGAGTCCTCAAAGGCGGCGGAAAACTGGTTATTGCCAGCTACAAGGAAAGCAACCTCAAACGGCAGGTTGCGGAGCAGGATATTGCAATCCATTCTTTTGGGCTTTCTAAATACCGTCAGGCATTCAGCGATGCCGGGTTCAAGGATTTCCGTGTAGAAACGATCATAAATAATCCCCCATTAGACTTTATCAAAAGAACAATGTGGCACTGCCTGCCACGATTCATTCTCAGACTTCGGTCTCAATGGAGGATATATTCAGGTATTAAATAA
- a CDS encoding sulfotransferase family 2 domain-containing protein, with protein sequence MNDTQNNTPFVDFFCKSVPFNLVMLRRKIKDTFFLDPRCNEIAETEIGEYIRSNMVLGNYKYSLYSDVSGHIKVSKKNKMLFVNIGKNASSKVLQTAIEELTGKKFSNREEYMWYRDHWYGHVEKEIKIEKEITSLIADPSYFKFTFVRNPYSRLVSAWKNRIQDKSSIIHNIGYYRDIRKYSFAQLVDFLYEHKDDSTYFDRHWWPQHIAMFHPLIEYDFVGKIENFNGDYAFVLKKINASENAFNSITQKVNATKPSRLMSFYTDELQAKVYEIYKKDFDLLGYSYELPQ encoded by the coding sequence ATGAACGATACACAAAACAACACTCCATTCGTTGATTTTTTCTGCAAATCAGTTCCATTTAATCTGGTTATGCTTCGGCGCAAGATAAAAGATACTTTTTTTCTGGACCCAAGATGCAATGAAATTGCCGAGACAGAGATTGGGGAATACATAAGAAGCAACATGGTACTCGGCAACTACAAATACTCTTTGTACTCTGATGTCAGCGGACATATTAAAGTAAGCAAAAAAAACAAAATGCTTTTTGTAAACATTGGTAAGAATGCGTCATCAAAAGTTCTACAGACTGCGATAGAAGAGCTTACGGGGAAAAAATTTTCCAATAGGGAAGAATACATGTGGTATCGAGATCACTGGTATGGACATGTTGAAAAAGAAATTAAGATTGAAAAGGAAATAACTTCACTAATTGCAGATCCATCCTACTTTAAATTCACATTTGTAAGAAACCCGTACAGTAGACTAGTCTCCGCATGGAAAAACAGGATTCAAGATAAATCGTCCATCATTCATAATATCGGCTACTATAGAGACATAAGAAAATACAGCTTTGCCCAGCTTGTTGACTTTCTCTATGAACATAAAGATGATTCTACCTACTTCGACAGGCACTGGTGGCCGCAGCACATAGCTATGTTCCATCCCCTGATTGAATATGATTTCGTGGGTAAAATTGAAAACTTCAATGGAGATTATGCATTCGTATTGAAAAAAATCAACGCCAGTGAAAATGCATTCAATTCTATTACTCAAAAAGTTAATGCTACAAAACCAAGCAGGCTCATGAGTTTTTATACAGATGAACTTCAGGCAAAAGTTTACGAAATCTATAAAAAAGATTTTGATTTGCTTGGCTATAGTTATGAATTACCACAATAA
- a CDS encoding polysaccharide deacetylase family protein, whose amino-acid sequence MNLPIKPFKNRYLAFIARKIIHYTCPQEFFVRYMRKQNNLLGKAAYALTFDFDFEKDLEVFPELLDKLKKHDIQAGFAVIGKFVEKYPEIHKRAVDEGHEIINHTYTHPDNPHWAPERYFNKLSYAEQIEEIERAHETFQSILGIECVGFRTPHYGSLHTESVYPILAELGYKYSSSTAAFAFKGYGFPTEHSHGIIEIPTGCSLNYPLAIFDSWNMLRKKNPFLGSNELFIDEFQETIKFISRYDLFLTHYFDPYDIVEDNKLEEILSILSNNDIQTVLYKNIIN is encoded by the coding sequence ATGAACCTGCCGATAAAGCCATTTAAAAATAGATACCTTGCATTCATAGCAAGAAAAATAATACATTATACTTGCCCACAAGAGTTCTTTGTCCGCTATATGCGCAAGCAGAACAACCTGCTCGGCAAGGCCGCATATGCCTTAACATTCGATTTTGACTTTGAAAAAGATCTCGAGGTATTCCCTGAGCTTCTGGATAAACTGAAAAAACATGACATTCAGGCCGGCTTTGCCGTCATTGGAAAGTTTGTTGAAAAATATCCGGAAATACACAAACGTGCTGTTGATGAAGGCCACGAAATCATCAACCACACATACACCCATCCAGACAACCCGCACTGGGCACCGGAACGTTACTTCAATAAGCTCTCCTACGCTGAGCAGATAGAAGAGATAGAACGAGCCCACGAAACCTTTCAATCCATACTTGGAATTGAATGTGTGGGATTCAGAACCCCTCACTACGGGAGCCTTCATACCGAAAGCGTATATCCCATACTGGCAGAACTTGGCTACAAATACAGTAGCTCAACCGCAGCGTTCGCCTTCAAGGGGTACGGCTTCCCGACCGAGCATTCACACGGAATTATCGAAATACCGACAGGATGCAGCCTGAACTATCCCTTAGCCATCTTTGACTCGTGGAACATGCTTAGAAAAAAGAATCCGTTTCTCGGCAGTAATGAACTTTTTATTGATGAATTTCAGGAGACAATAAAATTCATTTCCAGATATGATCTTTTTTTGACGCATTACTTTGATCCATACGACATCGTCGAAGACAACAAGCTTGAGGAAATACTCAGTATTCTTTCTAACAACGATATCCAAACTGTATTATATAAAAACATTATAAACTAA
- a CDS encoding GNAT family N-acetyltransferase, producing the protein MLTGEHTILRAIERADLKQLMEWRNRPEYRVYFREYRELSWAHQQNWYEKLVMNDPGTRMFSILDRSGRLLGACGLCYIDFVNRNADFSIYIGADDLYIDDVYAVDASKTLIKYGFEELNLVKVWAEIYAFDTKKTEMFTKLGFELEGRHKKTHFTNGEWTDSLFWGFFNDKV; encoded by the coding sequence ATGCTTACCGGTGAACACACTATTTTAAGAGCCATTGAAAGAGCTGATCTAAAGCAGCTTATGGAATGGCGGAACCGCCCTGAATACCGCGTTTATTTCAGGGAATACAGGGAATTAAGCTGGGCCCACCAGCAGAACTGGTATGAAAAGCTGGTCATGAACGACCCCGGAACCAGAATGTTTTCCATCCTTGACCGCTCCGGGAGGCTGCTCGGTGCCTGCGGACTCTGCTACATAGACTTTGTCAACCGCAATGCCGACTTTTCGATCTACATCGGTGCTGACGACCTTTATATCGATGATGTTTATGCTGTGGACGCCTCAAAAACCCTGATCAAGTATGGATTCGAAGAACTCAATCTGGTGAAGGTCTGGGCTGAGATCTACGCCTTTGATACCAAAAAAACTGAAATGTTCACTAAGCTCGGATTTGAGCTTGAAGGCCGCCATAAAAAGACCCATTTCACCAATGGTGAATGGACAGATTCCCTGTTTTGGGGATTTTTTAACGATAAAGTTTAA
- a CDS encoding N-acetylneuraminate synthase family protein, whose amino-acid sequence MKYNKEIFMGPTKISKDSPVYFIADIAANHDGNLERAKELIWKAAEAGADAAKFQHFAAKTIVSDYGFKDIGTQQSHQKKWKKSVYETYEDAAINTDWNVELKKTCDEAKIDFFTSPYSKELVDSVHEHVLAYKIGSGDITYTDLIEYMSTKGKPVFLATGASDIDDVERAMSAILKHTKDVVLMQCNTNYTGSVENFKYINLNVLNTFKEMYPELVLGLSDHTKGDSSVLGAVALGARVVEKHFTDDNDREGPDHAFSMIPADWRTMVDRSEEMRLAMGSGIKVVEDNEKETVVLQRRCIRTTGELPAGHVITAEDLIELRPAPEGSLPPYMKEELIGKKLAATKSSGDALYEDDFNA is encoded by the coding sequence ATGAAGTACAATAAAGAAATTTTCATGGGACCGACTAAAATCTCAAAAGATTCCCCTGTCTACTTCATTGCAGACATTGCCGCGAACCATGATGGAAACCTTGAACGGGCAAAAGAACTTATCTGGAAAGCAGCCGAAGCGGGTGCAGATGCTGCCAAATTTCAGCATTTTGCAGCAAAAACCATTGTCAGTGACTACGGGTTCAAAGATATTGGAACTCAGCAGTCCCACCAGAAAAAATGGAAAAAATCTGTTTATGAAACTTATGAAGACGCTGCCATCAACACAGATTGGAACGTTGAACTGAAAAAAACATGCGACGAAGCCAAGATAGACTTCTTCACCTCCCCCTACTCAAAAGAACTCGTGGACTCAGTTCACGAGCATGTTTTGGCCTACAAAATCGGCTCCGGCGATATTACATACACAGACTTGATTGAATACATGTCCACCAAGGGCAAACCAGTATTTCTGGCAACCGGCGCGTCTGACATTGACGATGTGGAAAGAGCTATGTCTGCCATTCTCAAGCACACCAAAGATGTTGTGCTTATGCAGTGTAATACCAACTACACCGGATCTGTTGAGAACTTCAAATATATAAACCTCAACGTGCTCAACACTTTCAAGGAAATGTACCCCGAACTGGTCCTCGGATTAAGCGACCATACCAAAGGTGACAGCTCTGTTCTGGGTGCAGTTGCTCTTGGCGCAAGGGTTGTTGAAAAACATTTCACAGATGATAATGACCGCGAAGGGCCGGACCATGCCTTCTCCATGATTCCCGCAGACTGGCGGACTATGGTTGACCGTTCTGAGGAAATGAGGCTCGCAATGGGTTCCGGCATCAAGGTTGTGGAAGACAACGAAAAAGAAACTGTTGTGCTTCAACGCAGATGCATCAGGACTACCGGGGAATTGCCCGCCGGACACGTAATTACCGCCGAAGACCTGATTGAACTTCGCCCTGCTCCCGAAGGAAGCCTTCCTCCTTATATGAAAGAAGAACTCATCGGCAAAAAGCTGGCCGCAACCAAAAGTAGCGGAGACGCCCTCTACGAGGACGATTTCAACGCATAG
- a CDS encoding sugar nucleotide-binding protein: MKTDFLILGSTGMLGSALMTGLKANGYSVQGAARSDADICIDVTDDEQLRKALATVNPATIINTVAIVDLAYCESNPGHSYECNARVSRKLAEYATSSKTKYIYISTDHYFTGDGAAKHDEHAALNLCNEYAATKFIGEQFALQNKNALVLRTNIVGFRAEKKANTFVEWVISALKNQEAITLYENFYTSSIDVYNFTEILLDLLNKNATGVFNVASSEVTNKEFFIKALAEKLDLSTDRAKCGPMPKEANGVIRNESLGLDVSKAEKLLGYKLPDLKKVLETLCKHYQNNGVAI; this comes from the coding sequence ATGAAAACTGATTTCCTGATTCTGGGCAGCACCGGCATGCTCGGCTCCGCACTCATGACCGGGCTTAAAGCCAATGGATATTCTGTACAGGGTGCAGCCCGTAGCGATGCGGACATATGCATCGATGTCACGGATGACGAGCAGCTGAGAAAAGCACTGGCTACGGTTAATCCCGCCACCATCATCAATACGGTGGCAATTGTAGATCTGGCCTACTGCGAAAGCAACCCCGGCCATAGCTACGAATGCAATGCACGGGTCTCGCGCAAGCTTGCAGAATACGCTACGAGCAGTAAAACAAAATATATTTATATTTCAACAGACCACTATTTTACAGGAGATGGTGCGGCAAAACATGATGAACATGCAGCCCTCAATCTTTGTAATGAGTACGCTGCCACAAAGTTCATCGGAGAGCAGTTTGCGCTCCAAAACAAAAACGCTCTTGTTTTAAGGACAAATATCGTAGGATTCAGGGCCGAAAAAAAAGCAAACACCTTTGTTGAATGGGTAATTTCAGCTTTAAAAAATCAGGAAGCCATTACACTTTATGAGAATTTCTACACATCAAGCATTGATGTGTACAATTTTACGGAAATATTGCTTGACCTGCTGAATAAAAATGCGACAGGAGTATTCAACGTTGCCAGTTCAGAGGTGACGAATAAAGAATTTTTCATCAAAGCTCTGGCTGAAAAGCTAGACCTTTCGACCGATAGAGCCAAATGCGGACCGATGCCGAAGGAGGCCAACGGTGTCATCCGCAACGAAAGCCTCGGTCTGGACGTTTCCAAAGCTGAGAAACTGCTTGGCTATAAACTCCCGGACCTTAAAAAGGTTCTCGAAACTCTTTGCAAACATTATCAGAACAATGGAGTTGCCATATGA